Proteins co-encoded in one Thermochromatium tepidum ATCC 43061 genomic window:
- a CDS encoding DUF3775 domain-containing protein, giving the protein MSRLHIDLDSLCQIIEKAREFQAKEAVVLPDTPGSPTEDWGLQILADHSGDQSLNEMLYCIREMSQRQRAELVALMWLGRGDYSIEDWETAVDDAIGDYSLNAAAYLLAHPMVADDLQEGLIAHGYSCTD; this is encoded by the coding sequence ATGAGCCGGCTGCATATCGATCTCGATTCACTCTGCCAGATCATCGAGAAGGCACGCGAGTTTCAGGCCAAGGAGGCGGTCGTCCTGCCCGATACGCCGGGCAGTCCGACTGAGGATTGGGGATTGCAGATCCTCGCTGACCACAGCGGCGACCAGAGTCTCAACGAGATGCTCTATTGCATCCGTGAGATGAGCCAGCGCCAGCGCGCCGAGCTCGTGGCCCTGATGTGGCTTGGGCGCGGCGATTACAGCATCGAGGACTGGGAGACGGCGGTCGATGACGCGATCGGCGACTATTCACTCAATGCCGCGGCCTATCTGCTCGCCCACCCCATGGTCGCAGACGATCTCCAAGAAGGGCTGATCGCCCACGGTTATTCCTGCACGGATTGA
- a CDS encoding histone deacetylase family protein, with product MNLAFISHPSCREHRMGAHHPECPERLYAIQDRLIASGMEMLLTHYDAPKAGLEQIARAHDRAYIRMIMDVAPQAEDVLVWIDGDTAMNTHTLEAALHAAGAAILGVDLVMSERHHAAFCAVRPPGHHAGRARGAGFCIFNNVAIAALHALEHHGLKRVAIVDFDVHHGDGTEEIVIGDERILFCSSFQHPFYPGTGADTDAPNVINLPLPRLTDGAAFRAAVERAWLPRLDEFQPQLILISAGFDGHIEDEMAQFNLHTADYGWITREIQKLAKHHSQERIVSCLEGGYMLSALGRCVSTHIDALIGHA from the coding sequence ATGAACCTCGCCTTCATCTCGCATCCGTCCTGTCGCGAACATCGGATGGGGGCGCATCATCCCGAATGCCCCGAGCGTCTCTATGCGATCCAGGATCGGCTGATCGCCTCCGGCATGGAGATGCTACTCACCCATTATGACGCACCCAAGGCCGGCCTTGAGCAGATCGCGCGCGCGCATGATCGCGCCTATATCCGGATGATCATGGATGTGGCCCCTCAGGCCGAGGATGTCCTGGTCTGGATCGACGGCGACACGGCCATGAACACCCATACGCTGGAAGCGGCCCTCCATGCGGCGGGCGCGGCGATTCTGGGCGTCGATCTGGTGATGAGTGAACGGCACCATGCCGCCTTTTGTGCCGTGCGTCCGCCGGGGCATCATGCCGGACGCGCCCGGGGCGCTGGGTTTTGCATCTTCAACAATGTCGCCATCGCCGCCCTGCACGCCCTGGAACATCACGGGTTGAAGCGGGTGGCGATCGTCGACTTCGATGTCCATCACGGCGACGGGACCGAGGAGATCGTGATCGGGGACGAGCGGATCCTGTTCTGCTCCAGTTTCCAGCATCCCTTCTATCCAGGCACGGGGGCAGACACTGACGCGCCCAATGTCATCAATCTACCCCTGCCCCGGTTGACCGACGGCGCGGCATTCAGGGCAGCAGTCGAACGGGCTTGGCTCCCGCGACTGGACGAATTTCAGCCGCAGTTGATCCTGATCTCGGCCGGCTTCGACGGACACATCGAGGACGAGATGGCGCAATTCAATCTGCACACGGCCGACTATGGCTGGATCACACGCGAGATCCAGAAGCTGGCGAAACACCATAGTCAGGAGCGGATCGTGTCCTGTCTGGAGGGTGGCTACATGCTCTCGGCGCTCGGGCGCTGTGTGAGTACCCATATCGATGCGTTGATCGGGCATGCCTGA